In Deltaproteobacteria bacterium, the sequence ACATGCGCGCCAGTTCATCGCGCACCGGAAAGGGTGCCTGCGACGAGCTGTGCACGGTAACGGAACGGTCGTCCACCATGGCCACGGCGCAATGGGGTTCCATGGGGTAGTGGAACAGCGACGGGAAGGTGAAGCGGTCCTCGATGACGCGGGCGGCCTCGCGGAAGGCGCGCTCCGGATCGCCCTCGATGAAGTGGGTGCCGCCGCAGTGGTTGTGGGCGTAGTCATACTCGAAGTCGTCGGCGCCCTGGGTGTCGTAGACGGCGTCGGCGTCGTGCACGAGCGTGCCGCCCCGGATCGCCGAGCGCATCTCCGCCACCTGCGGCAGCGGCGTGTAGCGCACCTCCACCCGCGCTGCCGCCTCCACCGCCGCGGTCTCGCTGTCCGCCACCACGATGGCCACGGGCTCCCCCTGGAAGCGGGCCTTCTCGTGGGCCAGCACCGGCCGGTCCTTCACCGCCTGGCCGTAGGGCTTGAGGGCGCGAATGCACCCGAGCCGCCCGAGGTCCAGGCCGTCGTAGGTGATGACGGTGTGGACGCCCGGAACCGCGCGCGCGGCCTCGAGGTCGAACCCGTCGATGCGCGCGTGGGCGTGGGGGCTCGACACGAGCCTGGCGAACTTCATCCCCGGCACCGCGAGGTCCGCCGTGTAGACGGCGCCCCCGGTGACCTTCTCGTCCGCGTCCAGGCTGCGGACTGATCGGCCGACGTACTTCATCAAGAAAGCTCCAGACTCGTGTTTTGTGCTTTTATAGCGGACCCGCGGGGGTTTCAAAAACGGCCCCGTCGCGGGCGTGGCGCAAACCGCCGTACATTGATAGACTGTGAGGACGAAATCGGCGAATCCAGCCGACCGCCCGCCTCGGCACCAGCGTTCAGGGAATTCCCGCGGTGACGGGCCGCCCCGGCGGACCTGTAGCGCGTCCTTAACCAAATGGGTAGCTGCTGAATTCCGGTCTGTTTTGTGGTATTCGCGATAGTTTCAGTACCCGCAAGACGGGCTTGAACCGTCTTGCCGAGGTCTGTTCGACATGAAGAAGCACCAAGAGTACCAAGGACTCTATGACCCCGCGTACGACCACGACGCCTGCGGCGTGGGCATCGTGGCCAACCTGAACGGCCGCAAGTCCCACGACATCATCCGCCGCGCCGTCGAGGTCCTCATCAACCTGGAGCACCGGGGCGCCTGCGGCTGCGACCCGGGCACCGGCGACGGCGCCGGCATCCTGTTCCAGATCCCCGACGCGTTCTTTCAGCGGCATTGCCGGCCCATGGGCATCTCCCTGCCGGATCCGGGCAAGTACGGTGTCGGCATGGTCTTCCTGCCGCGGGAGACGGAGCAGCATCGCTGGTGCGAGCAGGTCATCGAGAAGACCGTCCGGGACGAGGGTCAGGAGTTCCTGGGCTGGCGCGATGTGCCCGCGGACTTCACCCAGTGCGGCGAGCTGGCCGCCCAGGTGGCGCCGCTGATCCGGCAATTCTTCATCGGCGCCGGTGCGGAGATCGCCACCCAGGACCAGTTCGAGCGCAAACTCTACGTCGTCCGCAAGGTCATCGAGAACGCGGTGGACGCGGGCCTCGCCACGGAGGTCCGGGACGACTTCTACATCTCCAGCCTGTCCAGCAAGACCGTGGTCTACAAGGGCCTGCTGCGGGCCGACCAACTGGATTCCTTCTACCGGGACCTCTCGGACGACTCCATCATCTCCGCCCTGGCGCTGGTGCACTCGCGGTACAGCACCAACACGCTGGGCTCGTGGCGGCTGGCGCACCCCTACCGCATGCTGTGCCACAACGGCGAGATCAACACGATCCGCGGCAACCAGAACTGGATGCGCGCGCGGGAGGCGCTGTTCTCGTCGCCGCTGTTCGGCGACGACATGGCCAAGCTGAGTCCGATCATCCGCGAGGGGGCCAGCGACACCGCGGGATTCGACAACGCGCTGGAGTTGCTGGTGTCCACCGGCCGGTCGCTGCCGCACGCGCTGATGATGATGATCCCCGAGGCCTGGGAAAACCACGACACCATGTCGGACGAGAAGAAGGCGTTCTACGCCTATCACGCCTGCCTCATGGAGCCGTGGGACGGTCCGGCGCTCATCGCCGCCTGCGACGGCGACCGGGTGTGCACCACCCTGGACCGGAACGGGCTGCGGCCCTTCCGCTACGTGGTCACCAAGGATGACTTCATCGTGGGCGCGTCCGAGGCGGGCGTGCTCGACCTGGCGCCCGAGCGTATTCTGATGCGCGGCCGGCTGCAGCCGGGGCGGCTCTTCCTCATCGATACGCTGGAAGGGCGCATTATCGACGACGACGAGATCAAGCACCAGATCAGCACGCGGCGGCCGTACCGCCGGTGGCTTTCCGAGAAGATGGTTTCGCTGGACGACCTGCCCGAGCCGGAAGACGTCCCCGGGCTCGACGTGGAAACCCTCGCGGAACGCCAACGAGCCTTCGGCTACACCAGTGAAGAGCTCAAGATCCTCATCGGCCCCATGGCGGTCAGGGGAGAAGAGCCGGTGGGCTCCATGGGCAACGACGCGCCGCTGGCGGTCCTGTCCGACCGGCCGCAGTTGCTTTTCCACTACTTCAAGCAGCTCTTCGCGCAGGTGACCAATCCGCCCCTGGACGCCATCCGTGAAGAGCTGGTGACCGCCCTGCGCACGTCCGTCGGCTCGGAGCAGGACCTCTTCGCGGAGACGGCGGAGCATTGCCGCCAGCTCCAGCTCGAGCGGCCGATGCTGACCAATCGCGAGCTGGCCCGCATCAAGGCCCTGGACCAGCCCGGGCTCAAGGCGGAGACGCTGCCCGCGGTGTTCCCGAAGTCCGCGTCCGCCGGGGCGTTGACGGAGGCCGTGGACGCCCTGTGCGAGGAAGCCGGCCGGGCCATCAAGGACCGGGGCGCCACCGTGCTGATCCTGTCCGACCGGAACGTCGGGCCGGACTGGGTCCAGATCCCCAGCCTGCTGGCCACCGCGGCGGTGCACCACTACCTGATCCGCGAAGGGCTGCGCACCAGCGCCGCCATCGTGGTGGAGTCGGGCGAGGCCCGGGAGGTGATGCACTGCTGCCTGCTCATCGGCTACGGCGCCGAAGCCATCAACCCGTACCTGACGTTGGAGACGGTGGAGTGGATGTGCCGCGACGGCCTGCTCCCGGACGTGCCCGGAGAAAAGGCCCGCGCCAACCTGATCAAGGCCTTGGGCAAGGGTGTGCTGAAGACCATGTCCAAGATGGGCATCTCCACCATCAAGTCGTACCACGGGGCGCAGATCTTCGAGGCCATCGGCCTCAAGCAGTCGGTGATCGACAAGTACTTCACCTGGACGGCGTCGCGCATTGAGGGCATCGGACTCGACGAGGTGGAGCGGGAGTACCGCCGGCACCACCATCACGGCTATCCGGAGCGGGCGGTGGCGAGCGACGGCACCCTGGACGTGGGCGGCTACTACCAGTGGCGCAAGGACGGGGAGCACCACCTGTTCAACCCCCACACCATCGCGCTGCTGCAGACCTCCACGCGCACCGCCGACTACGACCTCTTCCAGGAGTACTCGAAGCAGATCGACGACCAGACCCGGCTGCTCGGGACGCTTCGCGGGCTGTTCGACTTCCGGCCGATGCAGCCGGCCATCCCCATCGAGGAGGTAGAGCCGGCGTCGGAGATCGTCAAGCGGTTCTCCACCGGGGCCATGTCCTACGGCTCCATCAGCAAGGAGGCCCACGAGAACCTGGCCATCGCCATGAACCGCATCGGCGGCAGGAGCAACTCGGGCGAGGGCGGCGAGGACCCGGACCGCTACTACCCCGACGCCAACGGCGACTGGCGCAACAGCGCCATCAAGCAGGTGGCCTCCGGCCGCTTCGGGGTCACCAGCAACTACCTGGTCAACTGCACCGACCTGCAGATCAAGATGGCCCAAGGGGCCAAGCCGGGCGAGGGCGGACAGTTGCCCGGCCACAAGGTGTTCGAGGCCATCGCACGGGTGCGGAAGTCCACGCCGGGCGTCGGCCTGATCTCACCGCCGCCGCATCACGACATCTACTCCATCGAGGACTTGGCCCAGCTCATCCACGATCTCAAGTGCGCCAACGACCGCGCGCGCATCCACGTGAAGCTGGTGGCCGAGGTGGGCGTGGGCACGGTGGCGGCCGGGGTTTCCAAGGGCAAGGCCGACGTCGTGCTCATCAGCGGCTACGACGGCGGCACCGGCGCCTCGCCGGAATCGTCCATGAAGCACGCCGGCATCCCCTGGGAACTGGGCGTGGCCGAGACCCAGCAGGTGCTGGTGCAGAACGACCTGCGCGGCCGCATCGTGGTGCAGACCGACGGCCAGCTCAAGACCGGCCGGGACGTGGCCATCGCGTGCATGCTGGGGGCCGAGGAGTTCGGCTTCGCCACCACCGCGCTGGTGGTGAGCGGCTGCATCATGCTGCGCAAGTGCCACCTCAACACCTGCTCGGTGGGCGTGGCCACCCAGGACGAAGAGCTGCGCAAGAAGTTCACCGGCAGGCCCGAGCACGTGGTCACCTTCATGAACTTCATCGCCGAACAGATGCGCGAGATCATGGCGGAGTTGGGATTCCGCACCGTCGACGAGATGGTGGGGCGCGCGGACTGCCTCGACACCCGGAATGCCATCGAGCACTGGAAGGCCAAGGGGCTCGATTTCTCGAAGCTGCTGACCTTGGTGGAGGCACCGTCCTCGGTGGCGCGCTACTGCCGCGAGGTCCAGGACCACGGCCTCGACAGGAAGCTCGACCAACGCCTCATCGAGGCGGCCCGGGACGCCCTCGAAGAGGGCAAGCCCGTAGCGATCCGCCACGAGATCCACAACATCGACCGCACCGCCGGCACCATGCTGAGCGCCGAGGTGTCGCGCCGCTACGGCGAGGACGGGTTGCCGCCGGAGACCATCCGGATCAACCTGTTCGGCTCCGCGGGGCAGAGCTTCGGGGCGTTCCTGGCGCCGGGCGTTTCGCTCCTGCTCGAAGGCGAGTCCAACGACTACACCGGCAAGGGGCTGTCGGGCGGGCTCATGGCGGTGTACCCGCCGGAGAACGCCGCGTTCGATCCCACGGAGAACATCATCATCGGCAACGTCGCGCTGTACGGCGCCACCGGCGGGCAGGCGTTCTTCCGCGGCCTCGCCGGCGAGCGTTTCGCCGTGCGCAACAGCGGCGCCGAAACCGTCATCGAGGGCGTGGGTGACCACGGCTGCGAGTACATGACCGGCGGTCGCGTGGTGGTCCTGGGGCCGGTGGGGCGCAACTTCGCCGCGGGCATGAGTGGCGGCATCGCCTACGTGCTCGACGAGCGGGGCGTTTTCCCCGGACTGTGCAACCAGGAGATGGTGGACCTGGAGCCGCTGGAGGATGAAGAGGACATCGCCCACGTGCGCCGCCTCATCGAAGCCCACGTGCGCCATACCGGAAGCGACCGCGGCGAGTACGTGCTCGACCGCTGGGCGGAGCTTCTGGGATCGTTCGTGAAGGTCATGCCGGTGGACTACCGCCGTGCCCTGCGGGAGATGGCCGCCCGCCAAGCGCGTCCGGCCGAGGTCGAAAGCCGGGAAGGGACGGCGGCTTCGGCCTGAGCCGGCGCTACGCAAATACGCCGACGTTTCGGATCGTCGTCTCCGCCTCTCTTCCGTCATTCCCGCGAAAGCGGGAATCCAGGGGTGGGGAGGGGCCAGTCAGTTACAATGGGAAAAATCACGGGATTCATGGAATTCGAGCGGGGCAAGCAGGCTTACCGCGACCCCCTCGAACGTTTGAAGGACTGGGAAGAGTTCGTGCTGCCCATGCCGGGCGAAGCGCTGCGCGAGCAGGGCGCCCGCTGCATGGACTGCGGTATCCCGTTCTGCCACACGGGCGTGCCCATGGGGCGCGGACCCGGCGCCTCGGGCTGTCCGCTCAACAACCTCATTCCGGACTGGAACGACCTGGTCTACCGGGACCACTGGAAAGAGGCCCTGGCGCAGTTGCACAAGACCAACAACTTCCCTGAGTTCACCGGCCGCGTGTGCCCAGCCCCGTGCGAGGGCTCCTGCGTCCTGGGCATCAACAGCACCCCGGTCACCATCAAGACCATCGAGTGCTCCATCGTCGACCGGGGTTTCGCGGAGGGCTGGATCGTGCCCGAGCCGCCGCTCCAGCGGACCGGAAAACGCGTCGCGGTCATCGGCTCCGGCCCCGCCGGCCTGGCGTGCGCGGCCCAGCTCAACCGCGCCGGCCACAGCGTCACGGTCTACGAACGCGCGGACCGGCCCGGCGGCCTCCTCATGTACGGCATCCCCAACATGAAGCTCGACAAGGAGAAGGTGGTGCGGCGGCGCCTCGACCAGATGGAGGCCGAGGGCGTCGAGTTCGTCACCGGTGTGGAGATCGGCAAGGACATCCCCGCCGACGACCTGCAACGGGAGTGCGACGCGGTGGTGATCTGCACCGGCGCCACCAAGCCCAACGACTTCGTACGCAACGCGCCGGGTCGCGATCTCAACGGTATCCACTTCGCCATGGAATTCCTCCATGCCAACACCAAGAGCCTGCTCGACTCCGGCCACGCCGACGGCCACTACATCTCCGCCAAGGACAAGCACACCATCGTGCTGGGCGGCGGCGACACCGGCACCGACTGCGTCGGCACCGCCTTGCGCCACGGCTGCCGCAGCCTCCAGCAGTTCGACGTGATCCCCAAGCCGCCCCCCGAACGGGCGCCCAACAACCCGTGGCCCCAGTGGCCGGTGGTCTACAAGCTCGACTACGGCCAGGAAGAGGGCAAGGCGCTCTTCGGCGACGATCCGCGCCGTTACGACACCAACACCGTCAAGTTCATCGACGACGGCCACGGCCGCATCAAGGCCCTGCAGACCATGGACCTCGACTGGAGCAAGCCCGCCAACGGCGCGCCCTTCAGCCCGGTGGAAGGCAGCGAGCAGGAGTGGCCCGCCGACCTCGTCCTCCTTGCCATGGGCTTCTCCGGCCCCGAGGACGAAGTGCTCACCCAACTCGGCGTCGAACGCGACGCCCGCTCCAACGCCCAGGCCGAGTACGGCAAGTACGCCACCAACGTCGGCAACGTCTTCGCCGCCGGCGACGCCCGCCGCGGCCAAAGCCTCGTCGTCTGGGCCATCCACGAAGGCCGCGGCGGCGCCCGGGAGGTGGACCGCTACCTCATGGGCAGCACCGACCTTCCTTGAGTCGCTCTTGACTCCGCTCGGCTGACAATCATATCAGTGGCTCAGATTGGGATCGTTGAGCAGGTCAGACGCGTCGCGAAGAGACGGCTGCTTTTCTTGCCTCACGCGGTCCGGCAGATGGCGCGGCCGGAACGGATGATTTCAACCAACGAGGTCCGGGAGGTTGTCGAGCGCGGCGAACTGATCGAGGACTATCCTGAAGATGTGCGGGGGCACAGTTGCCTGTTCCATGGCCGCGGAAGCGGGCAACGAAACATCCATGTGGTATGCTCCCCCAAGGAAGAGTATCTTGCGGTGATCACAGCGTATCTTCCCTCGGCGGATGAATGGGAAGCCGATTCGCGAACCAGGAAGAAATCATGAACTGCATTCACTGCAAAGGAGCGATGAAACGCTCGACCGCGGCCCTCCATATCGAACGTAGCGGCTATCACTTGGCGCTTGATGCGGTACCGGCCTGGGTCTGCAGCCAGTGCGGTGAACCCTATTTCGACGAGCGAGAGGTCGACACCATCCAGGATACGATCCACACTCTGGATGAGCAGACGCGACGCCTTTCGCACGGTGCGGCATAGGGCCGCGCGGGAAGTGGCCGTTACTTCAGCGGTAGCATCGACCTTCGCCGACCGACCTCATAAATCAACCAAGTCAATGCTTGGTTGGGTTTCCTCTGCCCACGCGGATGTGAACCGACTGAACGGGTTTGTCGATGATTCGTGGATCCCCAATCTCAGGGGTCGACACTGATCCTATGCATTTGTAGCGATATTCTGGACAGGCCAAGGGTAAATCGATGTCACAACAAGCGATCGACCACCACATTGTGCCCGTTTTCTTTCTGAAGCGGTGGGCCCGGAGGCTTAATGGCGCCGACAAAGTTACTGTGTTCACGTGGCGTGCGATGCCGGGGAAATTGACGGTATCTGAACTGATTCCCGACAAGACAGTCTATGAACGGCACTTGTTGTCGTTAACCCACCCGATAAATGGCCGAACCGACCAAGTCGAAGCCGGCGCTATGCAACAGATCGATAGCGACGCTGCCGATGTGGTCACCAAGTTGCTCGATTCCGCTCCGACGCTCTCTCCGCGGGAGTACTACATCCTGTGTGTCTTCATGGCTTCACTCATTCTCCGCGATCCGGATAACGTCGATAGGATCCGGCGGGTTGGGTCCGAGTCTATCTTGCACAGTCTTGCCGAGGACCCCGAGGAATATGACGCTCTAGCCAAACCAGGTGATCCTGTTTCATTGATCAAATTTGCCGAAGAGTTAGATGCCGGCCTGACCAAAGACTTCGGAATTCGCCGCTTGCCCGTCGTGATACGCCATTTTGCCAACCACCTCTACCAGCTAGACTTCGCTTCTCGCGGCGTGCTGGATTTTGGCGCGTACGGGCATTCGCTTGTCCTCTCTGACCGGCCCGTCATCTCTACGACCGAACTCGGTATCACCAACTTTAAGGATCCCGATTTTTTGGCTCTGCCGCTCAACCCGCGGAAAGCCTTCGTGGCATTCAAGTCACCCATCACCGCACGGTGTATTCTCGACGAAAGGTTCCACCGTAATCGCAAGACCCTCCTCACGATCGTGAACCAAACTTCGTGTATCCAGGCCCGTGAGCGTGTGGTTGCCCATGATCGAACGCCGCAGCGATTCGTCGAGAATCGTTTTAAGTTGAGATGCACATAGGCGGGTCTTGAACTTCGCCCGTGCGCTGCTTGAGCGCCACGTAGAGGCTCCTCACGTCCACGCCAGCATAAACACTCCTCCAACGATCAGCGCCGCGCCCACCCCGTCCTGCACCCGCACGATCTCGATTCCCTTCAGGGTGAAGTGCGCCAGCGCGAAGGTCACCAGGGGCTGGATGTTCCAGATGGGGCCGACGATGACGGCGGGGGCGTGGACCACGGCGAGGAAGGTGAGGATGGTGCCGATGGCGTGGACGACGCCGGAAGCGGCGAAGCAGACGGTGCTGGCCAGGGGAACGCCGCGGAAGACGATGCGGATGCGCAGCACCTTGCCCAGCAGGAAGATCATGATGAGTCCGGTGATCTGCGTGATGAGCGCGCCGACGATGGGGTCGCCGCCCTGGAGCACGCCGAGGCGCTTGAGGATGGGACCCAGGCTGTAGAAGGCGAAGGACAGGAAGGCGTTGACGAAGCCTATCAGAGGGGCGGAGGGCTCCGTCGCGGTCGTCTTGACGTGGGTGATCAGGAGGATGCCCGCGACGATGGCGATGACGCCGCCGAAGGTCCCGGCGGTGGCGGTTTCGCCGAGCAGGGTGACGCCGATGACGGTGGTGAGGAGCGGCGAGGCGTTCTTGATGGACTGGGCGCGGGAGGCGCCGACCTGGTCGATGGCCCTCAGCAGGAAGACGCGGCCGAAGAACGCGCCCACCGCGCCCAGGACCACGAAGGTGACCACTGCGGGAAGCGGGACCGGCAGGCCGGCGGCGTCGTAGACGACGATCCACACCAGCACCAGGAAGGGGACCATGGCGACCTGCTGGATCGTCACCGCGGCGTCCACGTCCGAGCCCACCAGTCCCCGCTTCACCAGCGGCGGCACCAGCCCCCACACGATACCCCCTGCGAGGGCGTAGATGATCCCCAATCCCACCAAGGGCAGTGTGGTCCGGCGGCTATCTCGGCGTCAAACGCGGCAGGCAGGATGTCGTTGGGGCGATCTTTAGTAGGGGCGACCGGCCGGTCGCCCCTGGATGCGTCTCAGGGTCACTGCGCGGGCAGCACCTTGATCTTGATGGTGTGCGCCATCTTCTTGCCGAAGGACCGATGGAGGCCGTCGGCGAATTGCATGGTCAGGGTGTATTCCCCGGGCTCGAGCTTGATGGTGGCTTCCGTCTGCCCCTTGCCGTAGTGCAGGTGGGTCTTGTCCGTCGGGATCACCTTCCCGCCGCGCATGGGGCCTTGGTTGAGCAGGATGTGGTGATGCCCCGTTCCGGCGACCACGCCCGCTTCGGAAGGTTTGATCGTCATGCCTTCCACGCCCATCACCACCTTCACCGGGCTCCGCACCTCGGCCCCATCCTTCGGCTCGATGAAGTAGACGCGCCGTTCCTGTGCCGTTGCGTATCCCGCGAGCGTGAGAAAACCGACAAATGCCGCGGCGGCGAGCCGCCAAAGTCCAGGTCTGTGCATGATGAAACTCCTTTCCGGTGAAGTGACGCAGACCCTAGCAGCCGCGTCCTACGTTGACAAGCCACGGATGATGACCTAGTGGGTTCAGGGTCGCGAATTTCCCGTCAGAGAAAGGGTCTCCATGTCGGACATCAAGAAATCGGACCAGCGCTGGCAGTCGGACGTCATCGTCGACCTCATGAAGCTCTACGGCATCCCCTACGTCGCCCTCAATCCGGGGGCCAGCTACCGGGGACTCCACGACTCGATGGTGAACTACGGCGAGAACGATCCCGAGATGCTCTTGTGTAACCACGAGAAGATCGCGGTGCAGATCGCCCACGGCTACGCCAAGGCCTCGGGCAAGCCCATGATCGCCATCGTGCACGACGTGGTGGGGCTGCTGCACGCCCCCATGGGCATCTACTACGCCTACATCGACCGCTGCCCGGTGTTCGTCATCGGCGCCACCGGCCCCATGGACGAGAAGTACCGGCGCCCGTTCATCGACTGGATCCACACGGCCTTTGCCCAGGGCGACGCGGTGCGGAACTTCACCAAGTGGGACTACCAGCCCGGCAGCATCCATGGCGTGCCGGACTCCTTCGCGCGGGCCTACTCCATCATGATGAGCGAGCCACAGGGGCCCATCTACATGTGCTACGACTCGGCGCTGCAGGAGACGCCGCTTACCGATGATGTACAGATCCCGCCCGCGTCCGCGGTCAAGGTGCCGTCGCGCATCGCCCCGGAGCAGGCGGCGGTGGCCCAGGCCGCGGAGATGCTGGTGAAGGCGAACAATCCGTTGCTGCTCACCGAGTACGCTGCACGCATGCCGGAGGGCTTCGAGCCCACGGTGGAGCTGGCCGAAACGGTCGGGGCATCGGTCTTCGACGTCTGCAAGCGGCTGGGTTTCCCGAACCGCCATCCCCAGAGCATGAGCTTCAACCCCGACGCCTTCAACGGGGTCGACCTGGTGATGGCGCTGGACGTGGTGGACTGGACCCGCGGCTCCCACCGGCTCAACACCCAGACCCGGGAGATCACGGTGGTGACGGCGCCGGACTGCAAGTGGGTCGACGCGGGCTTTGCCGACATCGAGATCAGCAAGTGGGCCACCGACTACAACAAGCACAACAACTGGGACCTGCGGGTGATGGGCGACACCGCCATCACCATACCCGAGCTGACCAAGACATGCCGTGCGCTCATTGACGCCGACTCGGCTCTGAAGGGCCGCATCGACGAGCGCAAGAAAGCCTTGGCGGACAAGCACGAGCAACAGTGGGCCAAGTGGCAGAAGCAGGTGGAGTCGGAGATGGACCAGCGGCCCATGACCGAGTCCCGGCTGGCCTACGAGGTGTGGCAGGCCATCAAGGACGAGGACTGGGTGCTGACCGCCGGGACCCTGAAGGACTGGGTGCAGAAGATCTGGGACTTCGACCAACCCTACCGGCATCCGGGCCGGGAGCTGGGCACCGGCACCCAGATCGGCATGTCCATCGGCGTGGCCCTGGCCCACAAGGGGCAGGGGAAGCT encodes:
- a CDS encoding thiamine pyrophosphate-binding protein, which produces MSDIKKSDQRWQSDVIVDLMKLYGIPYVALNPGASYRGLHDSMVNYGENDPEMLLCNHEKIAVQIAHGYAKASGKPMIAIVHDVVGLLHAPMGIYYAYIDRCPVFVIGATGPMDEKYRRPFIDWIHTAFAQGDAVRNFTKWDYQPGSIHGVPDSFARAYSIMMSEPQGPIYMCYDSALQETPLTDDVQIPPASAVKVPSRIAPEQAAVAQAAEMLVKANNPLLLTEYAARMPEGFEPTVELAETVGASVFDVCKRLGFPNRHPQSMSFNPDAFNGVDLVMALDVVDWTRGSHRLNTQTREITVVTAPDCKWVDAGFADIEISKWATDYNKHNNWDLRVMGDTAITIPELTKTCRALIDADSALKGRIDERKKALADKHEQQWAKWQKQVESEMDQRPMTESRLAYEVWQAIKDEDWVLTAGTLKDWVQKIWDFDQPYRHPGRELGTGTQIGMSIGVALAHKGQGKLVVDLQPDGDLMFDLGALWMPIKYDIPMLVVMYNNRAYYNDWAHQIHMAHQRGTDPARAYIGMDLEAPPPDFAHIARGMGWYAEGPIEDPAEVVPAVRRAIEQVKAGKPALVDPIVWRRDINT
- a CDS encoding DUF4258 domain-containing protein: MAQIGIVEQVRRVAKRRLLFLPHAVRQMARPERMISTNEVREVVERGELIEDYPEDVRGHSCLFHGRGSGQRNIHVVCSPKEEYLAVITAYLPSADEWEADSRTRKKS
- the gltB gene encoding glutamate synthase large subunit, producing the protein MKKHQEYQGLYDPAYDHDACGVGIVANLNGRKSHDIIRRAVEVLINLEHRGACGCDPGTGDGAGILFQIPDAFFQRHCRPMGISLPDPGKYGVGMVFLPRETEQHRWCEQVIEKTVRDEGQEFLGWRDVPADFTQCGELAAQVAPLIRQFFIGAGAEIATQDQFERKLYVVRKVIENAVDAGLATEVRDDFYISSLSSKTVVYKGLLRADQLDSFYRDLSDDSIISALALVHSRYSTNTLGSWRLAHPYRMLCHNGEINTIRGNQNWMRAREALFSSPLFGDDMAKLSPIIREGASDTAGFDNALELLVSTGRSLPHALMMMIPEAWENHDTMSDEKKAFYAYHACLMEPWDGPALIAACDGDRVCTTLDRNGLRPFRYVVTKDDFIVGASEAGVLDLAPERILMRGRLQPGRLFLIDTLEGRIIDDDEIKHQISTRRPYRRWLSEKMVSLDDLPEPEDVPGLDVETLAERQRAFGYTSEELKILIGPMAVRGEEPVGSMGNDAPLAVLSDRPQLLFHYFKQLFAQVTNPPLDAIREELVTALRTSVGSEQDLFAETAEHCRQLQLERPMLTNRELARIKALDQPGLKAETLPAVFPKSASAGALTEAVDALCEEAGRAIKDRGATVLILSDRNVGPDWVQIPSLLATAAVHHYLIREGLRTSAAIVVESGEAREVMHCCLLIGYGAEAINPYLTLETVEWMCRDGLLPDVPGEKARANLIKALGKGVLKTMSKMGISTIKSYHGAQIFEAIGLKQSVIDKYFTWTASRIEGIGLDEVEREYRRHHHHGYPERAVASDGTLDVGGYYQWRKDGEHHLFNPHTIALLQTSTRTADYDLFQEYSKQIDDQTRLLGTLRGLFDFRPMQPAIPIEEVEPASEIVKRFSTGAMSYGSISKEAHENLAIAMNRIGGRSNSGEGGEDPDRYYPDANGDWRNSAIKQVASGRFGVTSNYLVNCTDLQIKMAQGAKPGEGGQLPGHKVFEAIARVRKSTPGVGLISPPPHHDIYSIEDLAQLIHDLKCANDRARIHVKLVAEVGVGTVAAGVSKGKADVVLISGYDGGTGASPESSMKHAGIPWELGVAETQQVLVQNDLRGRIVVQTDGQLKTGRDVAIACMLGAEEFGFATTALVVSGCIMLRKCHLNTCSVGVATQDEELRKKFTGRPEHVVTFMNFIAEQMREIMAELGFRTVDEMVGRADCLDTRNAIEHWKAKGLDFSKLLTLVEAPSSVARYCREVQDHGLDRKLDQRLIEAARDALEEGKPVAIRHEIHNIDRTAGTMLSAEVSRRYGEDGLPPETIRINLFGSAGQSFGAFLAPGVSLLLEGESNDYTGKGLSGGLMAVYPPENAAFDPTENIIIGNVALYGATGGQAFFRGLAGERFAVRNSGAETVIEGVGDHGCEYMTGGRVVVLGPVGRNFAAGMSGGIAYVLDERGVFPGLCNQEMVDLEPLEDEEDIAHVRRLIEAHVRHTGSDRGEYVLDRWAELLGSFVKVMPVDYRRALREMAARQARPAEVESREGTAASA
- a CDS encoding glutamate synthase subunit beta — translated: MGKITGFMEFERGKQAYRDPLERLKDWEEFVLPMPGEALREQGARCMDCGIPFCHTGVPMGRGPGASGCPLNNLIPDWNDLVYRDHWKEALAQLHKTNNFPEFTGRVCPAPCEGSCVLGINSTPVTIKTIECSIVDRGFAEGWIVPEPPLQRTGKRVAVIGSGPAGLACAAQLNRAGHSVTVYERADRPGGLLMYGIPNMKLDKEKVVRRRLDQMEAEGVEFVTGVEIGKDIPADDLQRECDAVVICTGATKPNDFVRNAPGRDLNGIHFAMEFLHANTKSLLDSGHADGHYISAKDKHTIVLGGGDTGTDCVGTALRHGCRSLQQFDVIPKPPPERAPNNPWPQWPVVYKLDYGQEEGKALFGDDPRRYDTNTVKFIDDGHGRIKALQTMDLDWSKPANGAPFSPVEGSEQEWPADLVLLAMGFSGPEDEVLTQLGVERDARSNAQAEYGKYATNVGNVFAAGDARRGQSLVVWAIHEGRGGAREVDRYLMGSTDLP
- a CDS encoding YgiT-type zinc finger protein produces the protein MNCIHCKGAMKRSTAALHIERSGYHLALDAVPAWVCSQCGEPYFDEREVDTIQDTIHTLDEQTRRLSHGAA
- a CDS encoding DUF4238 domain-containing protein; the encoded protein is MSQQAIDHHIVPVFFLKRWARRLNGADKVTVFTWRAMPGKLTVSELIPDKTVYERHLLSLTHPINGRTDQVEAGAMQQIDSDAADVVTKLLDSAPTLSPREYYILCVFMASLILRDPDNVDRIRRVGSESILHSLAEDPEEYDALAKPGDPVSLIKFAEELDAGLTKDFGIRRLPVVIRHFANHLYQLDFASRGVLDFGAYGHSLVLSDRPVISTTELGITNFKDPDFLALPLNPRKAFVAFKSPITARCILDERFHRNRKTLLTIVNQTSCIQARERVVAHDRTPQRFVENRFKLRCT
- a CDS encoding EamA family transporter, which encodes MGLGIIYALAGGIVWGLVPPLVKRGLVGSDVDAAVTIQQVAMVPFLVLVWIVVYDAAGLPVPLPAVVTFVVLGAVGAFFGRVFLLRAIDQVGASRAQSIKNASPLLTTVIGVTLLGETATAGTFGGVIAIVAGILLITHVKTTATEPSAPLIGFVNAFLSFAFYSLGPILKRLGVLQGGDPIVGALITQITGLIMIFLLGKVLRIRIVFRGVPLASTVCFAASGVVHAIGTILTFLAVVHAPAVIVGPIWNIQPLVTFALAHFTLKGIEIVRVQDGVGAALIVGGVFMLAWT
- a CDS encoding DUF4399 domain-containing protein, with product MHRPGLWRLAAAAFVGFLTLAGYATAQERRVYFIEPKDGAEVRSPVKVVMGVEGMTIKPSEAGVVAGTGHHHILLNQGPMRGGKVIPTDKTHLHYGKGQTEATIKLEPGEYTLTMQFADGLHRSFGKKMAHTIKIKVLPAQ